AGATTGGCGACCTGGGGTAAATAACCCCAACGCTGAAAGCCAAACGCATCAAATAGTTCTATGCTGGGATGGTTATGGGCAAAAATGAAGCCTAATAGAGTTTTTAACTCCAAGCTGGGGCTTTGCTCGATCGCATAAGATAACAATTGTCGTCCCACGCCACAGCGACGATAGCTAGGAGCAACATATATACTCACCTCCGCAGTTGCTTTATAAGCTGGTCGTCCATAAAAAGATTGAAAACTCAGCCAGCCAGCTATAGCTGCATCTATTTCTAATACCCAAATCGGACGCTCTGCTGGAGAATGGGCGAAAAACCAATCCGTGCGGCTTTCTACAGCTACGGGTTCTAGATCGGCTGTTGCTAATCGGTCGGGAATTGCAGCATTATAAATTGCGACAATTTCTGACAAATCGGCAACCACTGCATCGCGAATCGTTCTCATCACCTCTTCACCCCTCATCCACTCGATCGCACAGCTCTTACATTCCCCACTCCCGTACGGACGGGTTTCCAAACCCGCCCCTACTGACTCCCTAATAACGGTGCAGCTGCCAACAGCGTTTGGGTATAAGGATGCTGAGGATTGTTAAAGATAGCTTGAGTCGTATCGATTTCGACAATCTGACCGCTATTCATCACAGCAATGCGATCGCATAAAAATCGAGCTACCCATAAGTCATGGGTAATAAACAAATAAGTTAAATCGAACTCTCGCTTTAATTCCAGCATTAAATCGAGTACCTGAGCTTGGATGCTAGCATCAAGCATACTGACAGGTTCGTCACAAATTATCAGTCGCGGACGAGTAATCAACGCACGGGCGATCGCGACTCGCTGCTGTTGTCCGCCAGATAGTTCGCTAGGATAGCGGCTGTAGTAATTCTCTAATGGAGTTAGTCCGACGCGCTTCAGCATTGCCATCACCTGCTCTTTTGCTTTTGCAGGATTAGCTATTTGATGAATGAACAAAGGCTCGGCAATATTCTGCCCCACGGTCATTGTTGGATTAAGACAAGCATGGGGATCTTGAAAGATCATTTGCATTTGTCGTCGAGAAAGACGCAGATCTTGTCGCGACAAAGTAGTTAAATCCGTGCCTTGCCACTCTACTTTTCCCGATGTAGGGCGAACTAGCTGTAATATTGTCCTAGATAAAGTACTCTTACCACAGCCCGATTCCCCAACTAATCCCAAAATTTCCCCAGGGAAAAGTTCCAAATTTATTCCATCTACAGCCTTAATTGTCTGGTCTTCAGCTTTAAACAACCGCTCGATAAAATTGCGTTCTAAGCTGTAATGCTGTTTTAAATCCGTGATTTTGAGAATTGGTAATTGGTAGTTGGTAGTTGGTAGTTGGTAGTTGGTAGTTGGTAGTTGGTAGTTGGTAGTTGCTGAGTGGCTGAAATTGCTTCCTTGTCCCCCTTGTCCTCCTTGTCCCCCTTGTCCCCCTAGTCCCCCTTGTCCCCCTAGTCCTCCTTGTCCCCCTTGTCCCCCTGCTCCCTGCTCCCTGCTCCCTACTCCCTGCTCCCCATGAATATGCAAAGCCGCCTGCAAGAGCGATCGCGTGTATTCGTGTTGCGGTTGCTGAAATACTGTTTGGGAAGAACCAGTTTCGATTAATTCTCCATCGTGCATTACGCCAATGCGATCGCAGTATTCTCCCACCAGCGCCAGATCGTGAGAAATCAATAACAAAGCCATGTCCCGCTCGCGACATAGACGCATCAGTTCTTTTAAGATTTGCGCCGCTACGGTTACATCTAAACTCGTTGTTGGTTCGTCGGCAATAATTAGTTTGGGATCGAGCATTAAAGCTAGGGCGATCGCTACCCGTTGCCGCATTCCTCCGCTAAATTCATGTGGATATTGATGAGCGCGATTTTCGGGAATTTTCACGGCGGCGAGAGTGGCGATCGCTTTATCCCGTAATTCTCGTTCTGACAGGTGGGGTTGATGCGCCTTCAAAGTTTCCATGCAGTGCTTGCCAATCGTCATCAGTGGATCGAGCCGTGTCATCGGATCTTGAAATACCAATGCTACTGCTTCTCCGCGAAATTGCCGCATCTGGGTAGGTGTGAGATCTAGCACCGATCGCTCCTCAAACATCACCTTGCCATTTACGCGGCTAGCTGGTGGTAACAGGCGCATTACAGCCCGTCCTAGAGTCGATTTACCGCAACCCGATTCTCCCACCAGACCCAGGCGATCGCCCCGTTGCAGCGTCAAAGATACGCCGTTAACAGCCCATTGCAGGGACTCCCTATCTTGTTGATGTGGATAGGCAACTTTGAGATTCTCGATATCAAGTAGAGCTTGGCTCATATTATCAGTTATCAGTTATCAGTTATTGGTGAATTAATTTTAGATTGTGGATTTTGAATTGGTCATGGGTAATGGTAAGTTGTAAGTGAGAATTAACTAATCACTGGTCACTGGTCACCGATAATATCTGGTTTGTAACTATTTGAACTACAGTTAGCTATAAAAAAAAGTTATTTTTTTAACAAAAAGTTAGTCGTAGTCGAGTTAATGCTTAGTTTTTAAATCTATTTTGCACTCACGTAAGATTCCTACTGATGCTTGAAACCAAAAGTTCTATTCTCATCCTCGGCGGTGGTTTTACTGGTTTATTTACTGCTCTACATTTAAGCCATCAGCATTGCTCTCTACCCATCGTGACGATCGATCGCGAGTGAAGTTTCATGTTTAAACCCTTACTCTATGAGTTTTTGAGTGGGGAAATGAAATCGGATTCGGTGTGGGCTAGATATGACGAGCTGTTGCATAACAGTGGAGTTGCTTTTATTCGCGACACGATCGCATAGATCGATCTACCAAATCGCCAAGTCCATCTAGAGTCTAAATTGGGTTATACATACAATTATCTAGTTTTAGGTTTAGGTAGCACTACGGGTTCTTTTGGCGTAGAAGGAGCAAGCGAGCATTCTTTTTCGTTCCGCACTGGAGAAGATGCGATCGCGTTAGGGAGACATCTACGCGATTGCTCTAAAGAGCAACTCAAACAGAAGATATAGAACAACGCCGCACTCTATTGACGTTTGCTGTTTTGGGTGATGGTCGTTCTGGAGTAGAGCTAGCTGCTACCTTAGCAGACTTATTACCCGATTGGTATGCTCAAATTAGTGGTAACAAACAAGAAATCCGGGTAGTCATTCTTCAACGCGGTAAAGAGATTTTAAAAGGCGATCGGGATAAGTTGCGCTCCTCTGCCAATCGAGCCTTACAACAGCATGTCGTACCCGTGGAATTGTTGTTAGAAGCTGAAATTAGTGCCGTGCATCCGCAACGGGTAGAATACAAACACGGCGATCGCACCCTAGAATTACCAGTAGCTACGATTATCTGGACGACAGGAACTGCTGTTAATCCTTTAATTAAGCTATTTAACAAATGACTAATGACCAATGACAAATAGCAGCATTTTGGTAGAGTGTAAAATATATCTCCATGAATTAACATGAAAGAATAACTATTATGACGAGCGATCGCAACGGCTGAGAAATGTTATTAGATCGAGACAAACAAACAGTGCAATCTGGAAATATTCCTTATGAAGTAGCTATCATTGGAGCTGGCATTTCTGGAACTGCTTTGCTGTATAGCTTAAGTAAGTACACTAATGTAGAGCGGATTCTCTTGGTAGAAAAAGAAGCAGAAGTTGGCTTATGCAATTCTCATAAAACAATGAATAGCCAAACGCTTCATTTTGGCGATATAGAAACTAACTATACTCTAGAAAAAGCTCAAAAAGTGAATCGAGCCGCAACCTTAGTCAAAAACTATCTTTTAAGGAACGACACCAGCCAAAAAAGCTATAGCAAGTACCATAAATTAGTCTTAGGTATTGGAGCAGAGCAAGTTCAAGAACTGCGAGATAGATACAGAGAATTTCAATCGTTATTTCCGCAATTAAAATTAATTCAAAAGCCGGAAATAGAGGCGATCGAACCTAATCTTATTAAAGATAGAAAGCCCGACGAAGAAATTATAGCTTTATATTCTGAAGCTGGTTATACAATAGATTTCCAGGCATTATCTCGCTCGTTTTTGCAAAACTCGATTGAAACTAAAAAAACAATTGACATCATGATGTCAACAAAAGTTAAGTCTCTAAAAAGAGAGAAAAATTTATACCATATACAAACTGACCGAGGAACATTTTCAGCGAAAAGTGTTGCTTTTGCCACTGGAGCATATAGTCTTTTATTTGCCAAAACTCTAGGTTATGGAAAAGATTATGCCCTTTTGAACGTAGCTGGAAACTTTTATTTTTCACCAGGTGTTTTAAATGGCAAAGTCTACACCGTACAAATGAAAAAAATTCCCTTTGCTGCTATTCATGGAGATCCGGAAGTTCACGACCAAAGCCTGACTAGATTTGGTCCCACCGCCAAAGTCACTTTACTATTAGAGAATCGCAAATATGCTACTGTTTTAGACTATCTTAAAACAGCAGGATTCAGTATCAATGCTATTATAAGTTTTTTAAATATACTGTCAGATAAAACCATTTTCAATTATATTTTGAGGAATTTAATTTACGATCTACCGTTAGTCGGTAAAAGATTATTTTTAAAAGAAGCACGTAAGATTGTTCCTTCTTTACAACTGAACGAATTACAATTTGCTGAAGGTTATGGAGGAATCAGACCCCAAATTGTTAATACAAAAACTAAGCATCTTGAAATGGGGGAAGCCAAAATAGTCGGAGAAAATATTATATTTAATATAACTCCCTCTCCAGGGGCTTCTACTTGCTTGCAAAATGCCGAATACGATACTGAAAAGATTGTCGCTTTTTTAGGAGCGCAATACACATTTAATAAGCAACAATTCTGGAAAGATTTAGGAGATGAGTAAGGATACCAGAAAGCAGGAAGCAGGGAGGCAAGAGAGCTGAGGGAGCTGAGGAAGCTGAAGGAGAGAATATAAATTCGTTATCTCTATTTTGCTACACATAAATAAAGAGATATGCCGTAGCACATCTCTTCTAGCAAACTGAAACTAGCTTAATTGCCTACATACTACTAGCACTACTAACAGCAATTAATACCTCACCTTTGAGCATTCTCTGAGCGCCATCAAGCAATGCTTCTTCTAAATATGGTTTAGTGAAGTAGCCGCTAGCTCCTAACTGGAGTGCCATTTGGCGGTGACGGTCGGAACCCCGCGATGTCAACATGGCAATTGGTAGTTGACTTAATCTTTCCTCTTTTTGCATCCGCGATAGCAACTCTAAGCCATCCATCCTTGGCATCTCGATATCGCAGAAAACTAAATCGCAAGGTAAACCATCGCGGAGCTTGTCCCAAGCTTCCTGACCGTCACGCGCTTGTTCGACACGATAGCCAGCATTGGTAAATGTCATCGACAACAGCTCGCGGACTGTAATCGAATCATCAATAATTAGTACTAATGGTTCTGTTTTAACTGGCGCTGCTGGTATTGGCGGTGCAGGAATATGTCTGGGCGACCAAACAGTACCTCTACCATCTTTCTGAATCCGTCCTACAGATAGATCGATTAACTCCAATACATCTGCGATCGGCACGATCCGACCGTCCCCCAAAATTGTAGCACCAGCAATTCCTGCTGGCTTGGGTGCAGGTGCTTCAAACTGTTTAATTACAATTTCTTGTTCGCCTAACACCTGGTCAACTTGGAGCGCGAAGAATGTGTCGGCAGAACGGAGAATCACAATCGAAACTGCATTGTCGTCGCGACTGCTGCCATAAATGCTACCTCTCCCTAATTGGCGAGTGAAACTGAGCAATTCTTTTAAGGGTCGGAATGGCAACAAGGAATCGCGCCAAGGAATGCAGGTCTGTCCTTCTGCGTTAGCGACGATATCATTCACGGGAATGTCTATCATCTGTTCCACACCGTCCATTGGGAATGCAATTCGAGCCTTATCGCTCACGCAACAAAGTGCTTTACAAATACTCAGTGTTAGAGGTAGACGAATTGTAAAGGTTGTTCCCTTGCCTAGAGTGGAATCAGTGTGAATTGTACCTCGCATTTGTTTGAGGCTAGTCAACACTACATCCATCCCAATACCGCGTCCGGCAAATTGGTCTACTTGCTCTTTGGTGCTAAAACCTGGTTGAAAGATCAGGTTAAAGACATCCAAACGATCCATGCTGTCTGCTTCTGCTGGAGTAATTAGCCCATTGGCGATCGCTTTTGCCTTCACTTTTTCTGGATCGATCCCAGCTCCATTATCGCTGACGGTAATTACGGTCTGATTGCCTTGGTGAAAAGCGCGAATTGTAATTTTGCCAGCCGCAGCTTTGCCTTTAGTAGTTCGCTCATCTGGGGTTTCAATCCCGTGAGTAATCGCATTGTTGACTAAGTGGGTCATGGGGTCGTAGAGTTGCTCCAAGAGTCCCTTGTCAATCAAAGTCTCGTTGCCTTCTACTTGTAGTTCTGCCTGCTTACCGTATTTGAGAGCAATATCACGCACGGCTCTAGGCAACCGTTCGGCAATTTGACTGAAGGGAACCATTCGCGATCGCGTGATACCTTCTTGCAAGTGGGTTGTCACTTGGCGGAAGTTGCGCGCTACTTGCTCGGTTTCACCCGTGACAAATTCAATATCTGAAGAAGCCTCGCGTACCCTGACGATCAACTCGATCATTTCCTGCGCTAAGGTATGGAAGCCTGTAAAGCGATCCATTTCTAGTGCGTCAAAGTTGACTCCAGTGGCGTGCCGTTCCTCTACTGAGGCAGAATTGCCATCTGGAACTGAAATTAATTTTCCTCCCTGACGACTATTGAGTAGGGATGCTTCTAAGAGCGATCGCTCGTATAGTTCCTGCATCCTCGTACCCACATCACCCAACTGCTGTACTTGGTGCAGCAAGTTGTCGAGGAACTGTCGCAGCCTTTCTTGATCTTGCTCTAAGCTATTCCGGTATACAACTAGCTCCCCAACCATATTACCAATACTATCTAGTTGCTTGACTGGCACGCGCATCATCTGCTCGAAGGCGGGACGGCGAGGGCTAGGGGACGCAGCGGCTGGTTGAGGTGCTGCTGGAGCTAGTTGAGGTGCAACTACATTGGTAGTTTTCGCCGGAGTCTTCTGTAATAGCTGTTCCAAATCGCCAAAGCCACCATCGCTTGGAGCTGTGCTAGTAGCTGCTGCGACTTTGGGAGTTTCCTGCAAGAGTAAGTCCAAATCGCCAAAGTCGTCCTCACTGCTTGGTGTTGTAGTAGGTGTCTCGATCGCAGGTACGATGGGAGATGAGCTTAAATCTAATAAAGCTTCTGCCGTAGCGATCGCATTTGCGACCGATTCTTCCTCATGCAATAATGCATTCAGTTCGGGAAAATCGTCATCTGTTTCCAACTGCGAGTCAGCTAAAAAATCTGCTTGGGCTTCTCCTAGCAAGTCCTCATTTTCAGTTGTATCTTGGCAGATGGATTCCACTACGGACATCAACTCTGTAATATTCTCATCGATGATAGCCGCCGTGGAGGTAGAAAATAGCTCGGCATCACTTTCAGCTATTTCAGCCATTAAATTGAAGTTGTCGCCTAACTCCAAACTGGGTTCGAGTTCAAAGCTGGGAAGATCTTCGTTCTCAGTTTGAGTAAGATCGTAATCCAAACTAAGTTCTGCTTCCCCAGCATCCCAGGCGGCGCTTGTAATAGAACCCTCATCATCGAAAGATGTTTCTATTTCGCTGCCAGCATCCCAACCTACCATCAGTTCGGCACTGCTGAAATCGTCTGTCGCTGCCAGTGATGCGTCGGTGAGTAAATCACTGCTAGGCTCTAATTCTAGATTGACTGATGCGTCGGTGAGTAAATCGCTGCTAGGTTCTAATTCTAGATTGAAGGAATTATCTAATTCTTCTACCGTGGCAGAGTCAAAGCCCATCTCTATGGTTTCGCTACCAGTATCCCATTGTGCGATCGATTCTCCATCTTCCGTGGAAGCTTCGGTTACTAAGCTGAAGTTATTGCCTAACTCCAAACTTGGTTCGAGTTCAAAGCTGGGAAGAGCTTCGCTTTCAATTTGATGGGTATCAAAATCTATACCTAGTTCATTTTCCCCAACATTCCATGTTGTACTAGGAGTGATATTTTCTTCATCTTCTTCGACATCGAATGTCTTACCAGGAGTGGTACTTTCGTCATCAACAGGCATTGATGCTGATTGTGCAAATAACTCTGAGTTAGATGCGTTAAAACTGATACTGTCGCTCAACTCGATAATAGTGGA
This window of the Chroococcidiopsis thermalis PCC 7203 genome carries:
- a CDS encoding FAD-dependent oxidoreductase; amino-acid sequence: MTFAVLGDGRSGVELAATLADLLPDWYAQISGNKQEIRVVILQRGKEILKGDRDKLRSSANRALQQHVVPVELLLEAEISAVHPQRVEYKHGDRTLELPVATIIWTTGTAVNPLIKLFNK
- a CDS encoding dipeptide ABC transporter ATP-binding protein produces the protein MSQALLDIENLKVAYPHQQDRESLQWAVNGVSLTLQRGDRLGLVGESGCGKSTLGRAVMRLLPPASRVNGKVMFEERSVLDLTPTQMRQFRGEAVALVFQDPMTRLDPLMTIGKHCMETLKAHQPHLSERELRDKAIATLAAVKIPENRAHQYPHEFSGGMRQRVAIALALMLDPKLIIADEPTTSLDVTVAAQILKELMRLCRERDMALLLISHDLALVGEYCDRIGVMHDGELIETGSSQTVFQQPQHEYTRSLLQAALHIHGEQGVGSREQGAGGQGGQGGLGGQGGLGGQGGQGGQGGQGSNFSHSATTNYQLPTTNYQLPTTNYQLPILKITDLKQHYSLERNFIERLFKAEDQTIKAVDGINLELFPGEILGLVGESGCGKSTLSRTILQLVRPTSGKVEWQGTDLTTLSRQDLRLSRRQMQMIFQDPHACLNPTMTVGQNIAEPLFIHQIANPAKAKEQVMAMLKRVGLTPLENYYSRYPSELSGGQQQRVAIARALITRPRLIICDEPVSMLDASIQAQVLDLMLELKREFDLTYLFITHDLWVARFLCDRIAVMNSGQIVEIDTTQAIFNNPQHPYTQTLLAAAPLLGSQ
- a CDS encoding GNAT family N-acetyltransferase — its product is MRTIRDAVVADLSEIVAIYNAAIPDRLATADLEPVAVESRTDWFFAHSPAERPIWVLEIDAAIAGWLSFQSFYGRPAYKATAEVSIYVAPSYRRCGVGRQLLSYAIEQSPSLELKTLLGFIFAHNHPSIELFDAFGFQRWGYLPQVANLDGVERDLVIMGKQIQLSVKQESREQGRAGSS
- a CDS encoding hybrid sensor histidine kinase/response regulator — its product is MLPEQQQRILGYFLEEASDHLNTIEQGLLNLQSTLADSEMVNEIFRAAHSIKGGAAMLGLNSIQRTAHRLEDFFKILKECPSIQIEQTLESLFLQVFDNLKALLEQLQNGSNLSDGEASRLMAEVEPVFAALEHQLSVLVGQAGGSMHPDELSMPAVTADAQAAIAACASAFEYSVPETLRELLQLFKQPETSQTRQELQACCTRLAEMGVEYDLSGWLTLCETAAGAIANTDNSYRTLAPVIIRELKQAQELILAHRADEITICEQLQSLSINTFLLDWEENNSNSFELNENQFTESSLVLGADIFTPPAIVDNEVKTAFSTEEQLDNLSDDDALSSLFTPKSDSNNQLWQETTDLLNVINDRSDDISLQDIESQASISSEETLALNNLFTEAQDISLNSIDEEPAFLNLFSATTVGLDDLTSLEATNPTDNSENVNLNQLWTEETQSLPQLETSCSEAVVDSSVEAIADTEIQLELGNEFAISDDLIAFVPQVESELTESEFDLSAIAYPASVTPIFTTDADNDVTESLTEWNSEIEPVELNCDLIPEIDENLGLETDNIAPEIDEGWDDSNVGQLELGFSPMELSGNFSFETESSLEPITSITDDSNPNFMAGWDTSSEAPEIGFDSTLMELSDDLELTTNSSLELGESCGLEVDSSLELGSDFDLATNSSLELGESLGLEAEPILELGESLGLEAEPILELGESLGLEAEPVLELGESLGLEAEPSLELGESLGLEAEPVLELGESLGLEAEPVLELGESLGLEAEPSLELGESLGLEAEPSLELGESLGLEAEPSLELGESLGLEAEPSLELGESLGLEAEPVLELGESLGLEAEPSLELGESLGLGTEADSQWSDSSATSMSEWDTETEASELGFDSTADLFTSPTSEEIAVTNFDSSFMLEESTDERLTEDTASIAQWEASSETLELGFDSATIELDNTLNLELESDLDLLTNESLTTDDFSGAELMTGWDTSSEALAMGVDSTIIELSDSISFNASNSELFAQSASMPVDDESTTPGKTFDVEEDEENITPSTTWNVGENELGIDFDTHQIESEALPSFELEPSLELGNNFSLVTEASTEDGESIAQWDTGSETIEMGFDSATVEELDNSFNLELEPSSDLLTDASVNLELEPSSDLLTDASLAATDDFSSAELMVGWDAGSEIETSFDDEGSITSAAWDAGEAELSLDYDLTQTENEDLPSFELEPSLELGDNFNLMAEIAESDAELFSTSTAAIIDENITELMSVVESICQDTTENEDLLGEAQADFLADSQLETDDDFPELNALLHEEESVANAIATAEALLDLSSSPIVPAIETPTTTPSSEDDFGDLDLLLQETPKVAAATSTAPSDGGFGDLEQLLQKTPAKTTNVVAPQLAPAAPQPAAASPSPRRPAFEQMMRVPVKQLDSIGNMVGELVVYRNSLEQDQERLRQFLDNLLHQVQQLGDVGTRMQELYERSLLEASLLNSRQGGKLISVPDGNSASVEERHATGVNFDALEMDRFTGFHTLAQEMIELIVRVREASSDIEFVTGETEQVARNFRQVTTHLQEGITRSRMVPFSQIAERLPRAVRDIALKYGKQAELQVEGNETLIDKGLLEQLYDPMTHLVNNAITHGIETPDERTTKGKAAAGKITIRAFHQGNQTVITVSDNGAGIDPEKVKAKAIANGLITPAEADSMDRLDVFNLIFQPGFSTKEQVDQFAGRGIGMDVVLTSLKQMRGTIHTDSTLGKGTTFTIRLPLTLSICKALCCVSDKARIAFPMDGVEQMIDIPVNDIVANAEGQTCIPWRDSLLPFRPLKELLSFTRQLGRGSIYGSSRDDNAVSIVILRSADTFFALQVDQVLGEQEIVIKQFEAPAPKPAGIAGATILGDGRIVPIADVLELIDLSVGRIQKDGRGTVWSPRHIPAPPIPAAPVKTEPLVLIIDDSITVRELLSMTFTNAGYRVEQARDGQEAWDKLRDGLPCDLVFCDIEMPRMDGLELLSRMQKEERLSQLPIAMLTSRGSDRHRQMALQLGASGYFTKPYLEEALLDGAQRMLKGEVLIAVSSASSM
- a CDS encoding FAD-dependent oxidoreductase; this encodes MLLDRDKQTVQSGNIPYEVAIIGAGISGTALLYSLSKYTNVERILLVEKEAEVGLCNSHKTMNSQTLHFGDIETNYTLEKAQKVNRAATLVKNYLLRNDTSQKSYSKYHKLVLGIGAEQVQELRDRYREFQSLFPQLKLIQKPEIEAIEPNLIKDRKPDEEIIALYSEAGYTIDFQALSRSFLQNSIETKKTIDIMMSTKVKSLKREKNLYHIQTDRGTFSAKSVAFATGAYSLLFAKTLGYGKDYALLNVAGNFYFSPGVLNGKVYTVQMKKIPFAAIHGDPEVHDQSLTRFGPTAKVTLLLENRKYATVLDYLKTAGFSINAIISFLNILSDKTIFNYILRNLIYDLPLVGKRLFLKEARKIVPSLQLNELQFAEGYGGIRPQIVNTKTKHLEMGEAKIVGENIIFNITPSPGASTCLQNAEYDTEKIVAFLGAQYTFNKQQFWKDLGDE